ATCATATTCTTCGGGGATCCTACCAGTTGATGCTTGAGCGGATCAAGGAAGAAGCTGTCAAACTTATAACTGTCCTTGATGAGGAACTTGGAATAGATATGCGTACCGTTCGCCTTGTCTTCTCAGGGGGGCGAGGGTATCATATTCATGTGCAGGAGATTGCACTCCGGAGTTTTGATGCACAGGAACGACGTGAACTGATCGACTATATCTGTGGAATCGGGGTCAGCCCGGCCCGGATGTTGAGTGATTTTGAGCCCGGCCGCTCCGGATGGCACCAGCGATATCGTTCCTGTCTTACTACATACCTGGAGGACCTGCTCTCACTCCCTGCATCGGAAGCGAAAGCCTCTCTCTGCTCACTCCGTGGAATCGGGGACACAAGGGGTACCAGATTTTTACAAAATGCTCCAGCACTGGTAAGGCAACTCAATTCTGATCCCAGGCAGGTGAATGTCAGGGATCCGACAACGATCGAGATCCTCTCCATCCTTGCAACAGAGAAAGATAGTCCACTGCAAGCGAAAATACGTGAAGCAGGTATTCAGGCTGATGAACCAGTGACCACCGATATCCGTAGACTTATCCGGCTTCCCGGCTCACTGCACGCCAAATCTGGCTTTAAAGTAACTCCTCTCGCAGTGAAAGAACTCCCTGACTTTGATCCGCTCATTGATGCTGTCCCGTTTGGGGACAGGGGTGTTGGAGTCGAATCGCCCCGTGACTACATGGTGCAACTGCTTGGAAATGAATGGGAGATACATCCCGGAGTCCAGCAGGTCCCTGAAGCGGTGGCACTCTTCCTCTGTTGCCGGGGAATGGCAGAGATATCAGGAGGTGGGTCTCCTGCATCTTGAAGATCTTCGGGGTATTCTCCTCGGAGAGCGGGATAGTGGGACTCTGGTACAGATTCCTCACGATCTCTACCAGACGACTGCGCTTTTAATAAAAACACTACAGCAGGAGGTGATCGTCATGGACGATCCCTTCTCTGATGAAGCCCGTATCCTGATAGAAAAGGTTGCAAGCATCAGGACGACTGCAGAGGAACTCTTTCACCTTCGGTCTGAGAAGATCGTTTCCCTTGCCCAGAGTCAGGCTGATGGCTCCTATATTGAACGTGAAGAACTTCGCATGCTCATCCCGGCTGAACTCGAAATGTTCAATAGGATCGTGGATGGCATTCGTGTATGTCGT
This Methanospirillum lacunae DNA region includes the following protein-coding sequences:
- a CDS encoding DNA primase small subunit domain-containing protein, with protein sequence MRASTLTFIRQRFTEYYGRVQITPPSSSGQREFGFIFFDGNYPEDIRMRRHIGFGSPEEMQAYIKNLVPAHAYYSTAYYQTPLAATMGDKKWLGADLIFDLDADHILRGSYQLMLERIKEEAVKLITVLDEELGIDMRTVRLVFSGGRGYHIHVQEIALRSFDAQERRELIDYICGIGVSPARMLSDFEPGRSGWHQRYRSCLTTYLEDLLSLPASEAKASLCSLRGIGDTRGTRFLQNAPALVRQLNSDPRQVNVRDPTTIEILSILATEKDSPLQAKIREAGIQADEPVTTDIRRLIRLPGSLHAKSGFKVTPLAVKELPDFDPLIDAVPFGDRGVGVESPRDYMVQLLGNEWEIHPGVQQVPEAVALFLCCRGMAEISGGGSPAS